A region of the Myxococcus guangdongensis genome:
GGACGTCGTCGAGTCGCTGATCTGGCAGAAGTACGCCCACGGCTTCACGGGCTTCTGCAGGTCGTACTTGATGGACGGGACGACGCAGATGGGGAAGTCACCGGCGATGCCGCCGCCAATCTGGAAGAAGCCCACGCCCTGGCCCGCGGACAGCTCCTCGTAGCGGTCGTAGAAGTCCGCCATGTACTCGATGCCGGACTTGACGATGCTCGCGCTGCACTCGCCCGACTTCACGTAGGACGCGAAGATGTTGCCGAACGTCGAGTCCTCGTAGCCCGGGACGACGATGGGCAGCTTGCGGCGCGCCGCCTCGAGCAGCCAGCAGGCCTCCGGGTCCCCCTCGTACGCCGAGGGGTCCAGCATCTGGATGACCTCGTAGAAGTACTCGTGCCAGAAGCGGCGCTCGCCCTTCTGCGTCGCCGTCTTCCACATCGGGACGATGAACTTCTCCACCGCGCGGAACGCCTCGTCCTCGGGGATGCTCGTGTCCGTCACCCGGCGCATCCGCTGCTCGAGGATCTTGGTGTCGTCCTGCTTGGTGAAATAGCGGTACTCCGGGAAGTCCTTGTACGCGTCGTGCGCGACGAGCCGGAAGAGCGACTCCTCCAGGTTCGCGCCCGTCACGGACAGGCCGTGAATCAGGCCCGAGCGGATGGCCGGCGCCAGGGTGATGCCCAGCTGCGCGGACGACATCGCGCCCGCGACGCTCCAGAACATCCGGCCACCCGTGGAGACGTGGTCCCAGTAGGACAAGAGCGAATCGCGCGTCGCCCGCGCGTTGAAGTTCTTGTAGTTCGCGAGGATGAACTCGAGGACGGGCAGTTCGGACGTCGACATGTAGGCCTCCAGCAACAACGGGGTCGATGCTCGGGAGGCGCCAGCCGAAGAAATGCCACCCGAGGACACCCTACGGTCGCGACGAGATGCCGCACCGCCATCGGAGCGTCGAGTGGCTGGGCGCTAGCTAGCACAGCGGGAGCAGGCCGGCCAACTTCGTTCGACCCCGCCACGCCGCCGGGGCCCGCCCGGCCGCCAGCCCCCTCAGATGCGCTCCACCACCCTCAGGGCGAAGCGCACGAAGCGCGCGTCGAGCGGCTCGTTGAGCATCAGCCGCTGCCACACCAGCCCGGAGAGCACGTTGACCACCAGCTCCCGGTCCGCCGGCCGCCGGTCGACGAGGCAGGCCCGGAGCTCATCCCCCCTCGGCCGCACCAGCTGCGCGACGAGCCGCTGGTGGAGGTCCTCGTCGAACTGCGCCTCCGCCATCAACGCCCGCAGCACCGGCGCCGCCTCCGAGGCCCCCCGGCACAGCTCCACCAGCGTGGAGGACAACGAGGGCCTGCGCGGGCTCCGCCCCCTGGGCGCCTGGCTCACCCATTCGGAGAACGCGTCCAGCACCAGCGCCCCCTTGCCCGGCCACCAGCGATAGAGGGTCTGCTTGCCCGCACCGGCCCGCTTCGCCACGTCCCCCATGGTGACGGCCGCATAGCCCCGCTCCAGCACCAGCTCCTGCGCCGCCACCAGGATGGCCCGGCGCACGCCCTCGTCCCTCGGTCGGCCTGCACGCATGACACCCCTTTACGAGACTTCCTGTCTCGGAAGAAGCCGGATTACGAGACCGGAGGTCTCGTTAGGGCACTTACGAGACCGTGCGTTCCGAAAGTGCGTAGCGCGGTGCGCACCTGCGCAATGCGCGCGCGTTGACGCAGCGAGCAACCCTATGTACCACTGCGCGCGACCATGGCAGACAAATCAGGATTGCTGCACCGTCTGGGTAATGCGGTGCAGAGCGAAACAGGCGAGCGCCTCGACGGCAAGTCGTCCACCGTGTCGTCTGGAGACACGCGCTTCACGCCCCCCGTTTCCCCCGCGTCTCAGGACGTCGAATCACTCGAGGGCTGGGGCTTCGAGGACACCCGTTTCGTGGTGCAACCGGATGGCAGCACGCTGCTGACGGGCACCCGCTACAACATCAGCAACGTGGCGCTGCCGGAGCTGATGCCGTGGTTCGCCGCCAAGCTGGCCTCGCCGCTGGGCTACGACAACCGCAACGAGCCGCACTACCCGCCCCAAATTCCCGAGGCGAAGAAGGACGAAGCGCTCCTGACCGCGCTGCGCGGGTTCCTGAAGGAGGACCAGCTCACCGACGACCCGAAGCAGCGGCTGCGCCGGGGCCACGGCCACACGGGCGGAGAAATCTGGGCCATCCGCTACACCAAGCTGGACCGGGTCCCGGACCTGGTGGTCTTCCCGCGCAGCCACGACGAGGTGGTCCAGCTGGTGGAGGCCGCCACGAAGCACGGCGCGTGTGTCATCCCCTTCGGCGGCGGCACCAACGTCACCGAGGCGCTGCGCATCCCTCTCTCCGAGCAGCGCCTGGTCATCGCCGTGGACATGCGGCAGATGAACCGCGTCCTGTGGATTGACACCGTCAACCGCATGGCCTGCATCGAGGCGGGGGCCACCGGCCGCCACCTGATGAGCGAGCTGGCGAAGTTCGGCTTCACCATGGGCCACGAGCCCGACAGCCTCGAGTTCTCCACGCTGGGCGGCTGGATTGCCACCAACGCCAGCGGCATGAAGAAGAACCGCTACGGCAACATCGAGGACCTGGTGCTGGACATGCGGGTCGTCACCGCCCAGGGAATCGTGGAGCGCCCGCGCCAGGCGCCCCGTGAGAGCGTGGGCGTCAACCCGCGCCAGTACATGTTCGGCAGCGAGGGCAACTTCGGCATCATCACCACCGCGGTGGTGAAGCTCTTCCCCCTGCCCGAGGTGCAGCGCTACGGCTCGGTCATCTTCCCCGACCTGGCCGAGGGTCTGGCGTTCCTCTACGAGTTGCAGCAGTCCGGCGCGGTGCCCGCCAGCGTGCGCGTGATGGACAACACCCAGTTCCACTTCGGCCAGGCGCTCAAGCCCGCAAAGCACGGGCTGGCCGCGAAGCTCAAGAGCGAGCTGGAAAAGGTCGTCGTCACGAAGCTCAAGGGCTTCGACCCGTACAAGCTCGCGGTGGCGACCATCGTGTTCGAGGGCTCGCGCGAGGAGGTCGACTTCCAGGAGAAGACGCTCTACCGCATCGCCTCCGCGCACGGCGGCATGAAGGGCGGCGGCGCCAACGGCGAGCGCGGCTACCAGCTCACCTTCGGCATCGCCTACATCCGCGACCTCACCTTCGAGCACTGGGCCATCGCGGAGAGCTTCGAGACGAGCGTGCCGTGGAGCCGCGCGCTGGAGCTCTACGAGCGCGTGCAGCGCCGGGTGGAGAAGGAGCACGCCCTGCTGAAGCTGCCCGGCAAGGTCTTCTTCACCGGCCGCCTCACCCAGGTCTACCAGACGGGCGTGGTCATCTACTTCTACCTGGGCTTCTACGCGAAGGGCGTGGCGGACCCGGTGGGCGCCTACGCGGCGCTCGAGCACGCGGCGCGCGAGGAGATCCTCGCCGCGGGCGGCTCCCTGTCGCACCACCACGGCGTCGGCAAGATTCGCCGCGACTTCCTGCCGGAGGTCTACTCCGAGGGCGCGCTGGCGCTGAACCGCAAGGTGAAGGCGGCCATCGACCCGGAGAACCTCTTCGGCGCGTCGAACAGCGGCATCAACGGCCCGGTGGCGCTCACCCCGAACGAGGAGCCTCACTGATGTCCCGCCATGTCTTTCTCACCGGCGTCACCGGCTTCGTCGGCAAGGTGGTGCTGGAGGCGCTGCTCCACCAGGGCGTCGAGCGCGTCACCGTGCTGGTCCGCGAGTCCAAGGACCGTCAGGGCCGCGTGCAGTCGGCCCCCGAGCGCTTCGCCAAGGTGGCCCAGGCCGCCTGCTTCTCACGCCTGCCGGCTGGCTGGCTTCAGCACGTCGACGTGGTGAGCGGTGACCTGGAGCAGCCCGCCTGCGGCCTGTCCGCCGCGGACCGCGACGCCGTGCGTGGCAGCATCACCCACGTGGTGCACTGCGCGGCGAGCGTGGAGTTCGACCTGCCGCTCGCCCAGGCCACGTCCGCCAACATCCGCAGCGCGCTGTCCGTGCTGGAGCTGGCGCGCGAGTGCCCCAAGGTGGTGGGCATGGTCGACGTGTCGACCGCGTACGTCAGCGTCTGGCGCCCCGGCCCCATCGAGGAGCGGCTGGCGCACCTGCCCAAGCCCGCCTCGGAGCTCTACGAGGCGTTCCAGGTGGCGCAAGGCGACGGCCGCGAGTGGCTGACGCTCACCGGCCACCCCAACACCTATACGCTCACCAAGAGCGTCGCCGAGCACCTCATCTGCGAGCGGCGCGGCCACGTGCCCGTGGTCATCGTGCGCCCCAGCATCGTGTCCGCGGCGCACCGCGCGCCCTTCCCGGCCTGGCTCGACAGCCCGGCGGCGCTCGCCGGGTGCCTGCTGTACAGCGGCCTGGGCGTGGTGCGGGCCTTCAACGCGGACCCGTCGGTGCGCCTGGACGTGGTGCCGGTGGACGTGGTGGCCAGTGAAGTCGTGCGCGCGGTGTTCGGCCCCATGCCGGCCGAAGGCCAGCCGGTGCCCATCGTCCACGCCACCATGGGCGTGCAGCGCGCGCTGCGCATCGACATGGCGGCGGCGACCACCATCGAGTGGTTCAAGCACCGCCCCGGCGTGGTGAAGGCGCCGGACATGTTCGTCGGCCGCAAGGACCACGGCTTCGACGCCGCGGACCTGATGCGGCGCGAGTTGCCCGTGCAGTTGCAGAAGGCCGTCCTGTCGCTGCTCGGGCAGAGCAAGGCCCTCCGCAAGCTGGTGCGCGCGGACCAGAAGGTCCAGTACCTCAACGAGGGCTTCTCGTACTTCACGCACCACACCTTCGACTTCGTGCGGACCCGCCCCCTGGAGGTCCCCGACTTCGAGCCGCGCGAGTACGTGCGCGTGGTGAACGAAGGCATGTACCGCCACCTGCTGTCGCGCGACGAGACGCAGGTGTCCTTCGCGGGGCCCAAGCACGATGACGGGCGGGCGGACAGCACGTGGCTCAAGGAGCGCCCGGCCGCCAACACCACGCTCAAGGTGTTCGGCTATGCGCTGCGCAAGACGTTCCGCCACTGCACGAGCGACGTGACGTTCGACCGGCCCTCGTTCGAGCGCGCGATGGCGCAGGTGCCGCCGGGCGCGCTGGTGGTGCTGGCGCCCACGCACCGCAGCTACTTCGACTTCCTGCTCACCAG
Encoded here:
- a CDS encoding TetR/AcrR family transcriptional regulator, whose translation is MRAGRPRDEGVRRAILVAAQELVLERGYAAVTMGDVAKRAGAGKQTLYRWWPGKGALVLDAFSEWVSQAPRGRSPRRPSLSSTLVELCRGASEAAPVLRALMAEAQFDEDLHQRLVAQLVRPRGDELRACLVDRRPADRELVVNVLSGLVWQRLMLNEPLDARFVRFALRVVERI
- a CDS encoding SDR family oxidoreductase, with product MSRHVFLTGVTGFVGKVVLEALLHQGVERVTVLVRESKDRQGRVQSAPERFAKVAQAACFSRLPAGWLQHVDVVSGDLEQPACGLSAADRDAVRGSITHVVHCAASVEFDLPLAQATSANIRSALSVLELARECPKVVGMVDVSTAYVSVWRPGPIEERLAHLPKPASELYEAFQVAQGDGREWLTLTGHPNTYTLTKSVAEHLICERRGHVPVVIVRPSIVSAAHRAPFPAWLDSPAALAGCLLYSGLGVVRAFNADPSVRLDVVPVDVVASEVVRAVFGPMPAEGQPVPIVHATMGVQRALRIDMAAATTIEWFKHRPGVVKAPDMFVGRKDHGFDAADLMRRELPVQLQKAVLSLLGQSKALRKLVRADQKVQYLNEGFSYFTHHTFDFVRTRPLEVPDFEPREYVRVVNEGMYRHLLSRDETQVSFAGPKHDDGRADSTWLKERPAANTTLKVFGYALRKTFRHCTSDVTFDRPSFERAMAQVPPGALVVLAPTHRSYFDFLLTSYLCFQHPELGICMPHIAAAEEFGRIPVVGPILKDSQAFFIKRGVGREVPELGEELRRLTEKNASLMFFIEGQRSRARLMLPPKRGLLRALQNTGRQFVVLPVAISYDRLPEEASLCEELSGKPRPKMTLTGVMSWLSRLARGQVQLGRVHVACGQPQAMGPDTDVRTLSHTVMAELQRHTSVSSFHLRAFLAEHPIPGVDEAWLKDAIERRGGRVIASELPVPSPLPATLAHSLRNQWQNWFAGDVLARQPGNPALETHLSRYRWCATPLAEMGDPRVDAVVKALFEPVVRDYLEATKVSAPCELKAVPVAHRPHLDGVVQALLSLDIVKPSGDDLEWGPNAAQLAQFQQACAWRGEVQS
- a CDS encoding deoxyhypusine synthase family protein, whose product is MSTSELPVLEFILANYKNFNARATRDSLLSYWDHVSTGGRMFWSVAGAMSSAQLGITLAPAIRSGLIHGLSVTGANLEESLFRLVAHDAYKDFPEYRYFTKQDDTKILEQRMRRVTDTSIPEDEAFRAVEKFIVPMWKTATQKGERRFWHEYFYEVIQMLDPSAYEGDPEACWLLEAARRKLPIVVPGYEDSTFGNIFASYVKSGECSASIVKSGIEYMADFYDRYEELSAGQGVGFFQIGGGIAGDFPICVVPSIKYDLQKPVKPWAYFCQISDSTTSYGSYSGATPNEKITWDKLTETTPMFVIESDATIVVPLMLRALLECQGNPKAAGALIAKHRG
- a CDS encoding FAD-binding oxidoreductase, encoding MADKSGLLHRLGNAVQSETGERLDGKSSTVSSGDTRFTPPVSPASQDVESLEGWGFEDTRFVVQPDGSTLLTGTRYNISNVALPELMPWFAAKLASPLGYDNRNEPHYPPQIPEAKKDEALLTALRGFLKEDQLTDDPKQRLRRGHGHTGGEIWAIRYTKLDRVPDLVVFPRSHDEVVQLVEAATKHGACVIPFGGGTNVTEALRIPLSEQRLVIAVDMRQMNRVLWIDTVNRMACIEAGATGRHLMSELAKFGFTMGHEPDSLEFSTLGGWIATNASGMKKNRYGNIEDLVLDMRVVTAQGIVERPRQAPRESVGVNPRQYMFGSEGNFGIITTAVVKLFPLPEVQRYGSVIFPDLAEGLAFLYELQQSGAVPASVRVMDNTQFHFGQALKPAKHGLAAKLKSELEKVVVTKLKGFDPYKLAVATIVFEGSREEVDFQEKTLYRIASAHGGMKGGGANGERGYQLTFGIAYIRDLTFEHWAIAESFETSVPWSRALELYERVQRRVEKEHALLKLPGKVFFTGRLTQVYQTGVVIYFYLGFYAKGVADPVGAYAALEHAAREEILAAGGSLSHHHGVGKIRRDFLPEVYSEGALALNRKVKAAIDPENLFGASNSGINGPVALTPNEEPH